The Primulina huaijiensis isolate GDHJ02 chromosome 9, ASM1229523v2, whole genome shotgun sequence genomic interval ATCGATTGAACGTTATAAAGGAGAAAAGGAAAACTATCAACTCTGCAATCATGCTGGAGTAGATGTCTTACCAGCTACCATTTCATTTATTTGCCGTAAATACTCAAAATCTCTGTGCTCATTCTTAGAGTTCACATATGTGAGCAAGaaatccttgatttttttggcAATGAAGCGCCTTACTTCATCTCTGGTAACCCATTCCCTGAGAGTTCCTTGAACCCTGTACATCTCAAACTCGCCCTCATAATTTTCTTCATCCTAAAACAATAGCCCACCGATAAAATTACTTGTTTGTacattttatgaatttaatttaattgacaGGCAATGCAAAGTTGGCCAATTTAAAAACTTGATAGAACTCCATACATCATAGGGTTCATCATCTGTCTGATCAGTCATGTGGACATCTTCCCTCGAGTATCCTCTCTGGGATCTACCTGGAGAACTAGCCATTCCATCAGCATCATCTGTGCTTCCCGGTGTGGACGGAGGAGGCCTTTCAGATCTTGTTCTTTTCGATGGTCTGTACCCATCATCATCGGTGTCTGAGGTAGGGAAAAAAACAGTTTTGAGCTGTTCTAAGTTCACAGTATGGTATTCTCAGAAGAAAAAAAAGTTAATAGTGTGCTCAAATACATGACCGTATGATATATATTAATAGCATGTTTTCGTATGAGAATTTTTTCTGCTCCTTGCTATGTAGAAGCCAACCCTATCAGAAACAAGGCCAAAGACTACTCTTTCAAGAGGTAACCTTGTAGTCGTCTGGTCGAGGACGTGACGTTTGAAATTAATGATTAAGTTGAACGTCTTAGCAGGTTGCCAACAAGCAAAGCCAGATGAAAGAATCAGGAGTACAGGAAGAAAAAATACATTGTCAATAATATCAAGTAATAGGATTCACTGCTAAAAAGGAAATGGATCCAGAAgataaattaaaacattaaaaataacacaACGCGGAAAAATCGCGGAAAGGGGGGAAATTGATCGAGAAGGGTAGAATTCAGCAGTGGACCTTGTTCGCGAAGAAGTTCGGGAATCCTGCTGTTAAAGACGTGAGCTTCTCTGGCGTCAAGCTCAATCTCAGCGGCTCTGCGGTCGGCAATAATCTGGTTTAAATCCCTCTCATCCTCCATGGAATCGTCCAATCCTTGGGACTCGTACTGATCCTGCTGATCCATCCTCCGGTAATCACTACAATCATCACGTCATAAGACAATCAATCATCCATGATTCGTTCATTAATTCATAGTAAAAGAGAGGCTTTTTCTTCAGAAAAAAATAGAGTAAACTGAGACTGACTCCATGAAATCGTCGTTGAAAAGATCCTCTCCttgctcttcttcttcatcatcgtTTACGTTGTCCTCGAGCGCGTCCCCGATGATTGGCGGGTCAACAGAGGCCTCATCGTCGTCATAATCGGAATAGTTCTGGCTGGAGTTGAGCGGCAATTGATCAGTGTTGAAACCCGTCGACGTAGGAGAACCGGGACTCGATGGCCGATCCCCATTATCGTGCGGCCGATTATCGTTATCATTCGGCGGGGAATCGTCAGCCATGAATGAAACTTCGCTGATTGCTCGGAAATCACGGATTCGTGCATGAGACTGTGACTAGGGCATCCTAATAATGAATTTTGGCGGGAATAATTCCCGCCAAGTGTGTCGGCTCCGAAGCCCGTCACAGAAGAATCCATTTCGCGCTACAATTCCCCTACTACAAGCCCATTAAGCAAAAAACGAACTGTGTGAGAGGTTTGTCGAAATTGGGCATGTTGTAATAGCTCGTCCCAAACTTCAAATTTTCGTGTTAAACGAACTACAAGTTATCGAcacatgttaaaattttaatatatctacAACATGAATCAAAATTATTGCCAATAACTTTTGTAACATATGACATCAAGATTCAGCGTTTAAGACGTGGTCTCGAGTTTTGAAAAATGCAGCAAAATCTTACCCTAAGTCTAAATTATTAGAACCGAGCTTTATCGCTTAATTGTTTAGGTTTGATGTTATTATAAATTCTCAAAGCTTTGACATGTGTAATGTCACATCAATATTCTCAAAGCATTATGTGTTATGTGGCCCAAAAACGCATGCTAATGGTCGGAAACCActttatatatttgaattatatttcCTTATTACAACCATGAATGTACCAATAGACAATAGTAGTATCATTATTCTCTTGAGAATACATTCATCGTTGATTTGGAACATTCACTTCCCTCAAAACTTTAGCAGCATCCTCTGGGAAAACAGGGTTTATGTAGCATCCCGTTCCTAACTCAAATCCGCCGGTTAATGTCAGCTGGGGAACTATTTGTATAAACCAATGAGTGAATGGTAACTCCGAGGAGTCGACTTGGAGTGGTGCAGTGTGTATCATCAAATTATAAGGCGGGTCTTTCAGTTGCAAAGACATCTTAACGAGGATGAGCTTTAAGAGCCCAGCAAGATCGAGTACCTGcgattttcaagaaaataaataaaaatgccAAAACATAGGTTTAAAACATTACTGTCAATACACATTATGAAATAATGACAAAGGCCAACCAAAGGATGATAACTCAACGGCTTGTGACCAATTGTGTTTAAGGTGATAATACTCATTTTCGTCATTCTATTCTCGGTCCTAATGCTAGTTAGGCTATATTTGATTGTTGACATGGGGAATAGGCACTTCGGACACCTGGAGTTATGATTGATAACCTTGTATCATATtaatttctcttctttttcccgttttctttttttcttcttttgcaTTTGCGAGGGAGTCTCTCATCACAAGTCCAAAACAAGAGCTTACcatccaaataaaaaataatacatcaCAAAAATGtgataaagaaagaaaaagtatCCTGTTTTTATCAATAATCCGAACTTAAGGCTTAAGGCAGCAAAACAAGATAactagaaggaaaaaaaaaagaactaatTACCTTCTCGTGATCAAGCTCATGAAAATGAGAAGAGTGATCATACGGAACAACCCATATCTCAAAAGGAAATGTTGCAGCAAATGGGGCAACCGAAATGAAATGGTTCGACTCGTCAATTAGTAGATCATCCCGCTTAACTTGACAAAGACCACACTTTCCGGTTTGCACAAAAAATTCCTTCATGCTATTGATCCTAGCAGAGACTGTGGGAGGAATAACTGGAAGCGCCATAATCTGACTATGTGGATGACTCATGGATGCCCCGGCTGAGGCACCGTGATTTTTAAAAACCTACATAACATATATTGATTAAATGATATGTAAATCATATAGAGACTATTCTATCGTTTTTAAGGCTGAATAGTGTGCTCTCAAGGGTGAATTCAGCTACACTTAATTGAGCTAGATAATGAATCCTGAGTATGCAATCGACCATTAAgtaaaaatattcaagttctcCATGTATACTATTTCTACTCCTCACTCATATTAGAGTCAGCATTCCATTCAAATACAATCACAGGTAGGCCACAGTGAATCGATCTTGTTATCTAAACTGAGCATCGTTGTAAATCATCAACACAATTCCATTTAGAGTAAACAATATACTGTTTGATGGAGGAAACAGGGAAACAACACCTGAATAAATACGGATTTAACATATCTATGCCTATTTAGAATGGAATAATCCACTGAAGTACTTTTAGATCGAGTCATTTGAAgtcaaagatttaaaatccattatttcaaattcatttattGTTCGGATTCAACTGATAAAATGCTATCtttattcacatttcaaaatcaCTTCATATCAGTAATTTAAGAAGTAATAATTTGATGGAATGGAACCTGAACATATTTGAT includes:
- the LOC140984020 gene encoding ADP-glucose phosphorylase translates to MASDDANRSPEIRKDAVHNRWVIFSPARSRRPSDFKSKSDPNNSKNQSECPFCAGHEHECAPEIFRVPPESTSEWRIRVIQNLYPALSRRLDFTDGERDGGLASLPGFGFHDVVIESPAHRVHLEDNPPARIVDVLLAYIQRIEQIREFDSIKYVQVFKNHGASAGASMSHPHSQIMALPVIPPTVSARINSMKEFFVQTGKCGLCQVKRDDLLIDESNHFISVAPFAATFPFEIWVVPYDHSSHFHELDHEKVLDLAGLLKLILVKMSLQLKDPPYNLMIHTAPLQVDSSELPFTHWFIQIVPQLTLTGGFELGTGCYINPVFPEDAAKVLREVNVPNQR